From the genome of Campylobacter concisus, one region includes:
- a CDS encoding MacB family efflux pump subunit, whose product MISLKNITKSFKLGDNEIEILHGINLEIRKGEFIAIIGQSGSGKSTLMNILGCLDSPSGGQYLLDGKDISKFDSDALAKLRRDKFGFIFQRYNLLSTMNALENVALPSIYAGANKSDREKRGMEILDSLGLSEKAKNLPNKLSGGQQQRVSIARALMNGGEIILADEPTGALDSKSGLRVMEILVDLYKKGHTIIIVTHDPKIAEYASRVIEIKDGNIVSDNIKNSKIYEAKKQTQPEKSKFTYYKDQLIESFKMSVNAMLAHKLRSLLTMLGIIIGITAVISVVALGKGSQEQILAGIRKIGTNTIDIMPGKGFGDMLSGRVKTLSISDANMLSKQSFLDSVTPNTSTSGVLTYENISLTATLKGGGVGSFDVNGLKLEKGRIYDEDEVLNSDSVTLIDQNTKNSIFKNEDPIGKIILFNKKPLRIIGVLQKDEFKVGDASSLKIYAPYTTVINKITGDKFISSITVKVNESVNAQIAEKSLTDLLTIKHGKKDFFTRNSDSIKQTIEETISTMRLLISSIAVVSLVVGGIGVMNIMLVSVTERTKEIGIKMAIGARQSNILQQFLIEAVLLCLIGGTIGIAFSYAIGYIFNNFLDGFSMIFSNGSIVLALVTSMAIGIIFGYMPAKNASKLNPIDALSRE is encoded by the coding sequence GTGATAAGTCTAAAAAATATCACAAAAAGCTTTAAGCTTGGCGATAATGAGATAGAGATCTTGCATGGTATAAATTTAGAGATAAGAAAGGGTGAATTTATAGCCATTATCGGTCAGTCTGGCTCTGGTAAATCAACTCTGATGAACATCCTTGGCTGCTTAGATAGCCCAAGTGGCGGGCAGTACCTGCTAGATGGCAAAGATATATCAAAATTTGATAGTGACGCACTTGCTAAGCTTAGACGAGATAAATTTGGCTTTATCTTTCAAAGATATAACCTTCTTAGCACAATGAACGCCCTTGAAAACGTCGCACTTCCTAGCATTTATGCAGGGGCAAACAAAAGCGACCGAGAAAAAAGAGGGATGGAGATTTTAGACTCTCTTGGCCTTAGTGAAAAGGCTAAAAATTTACCAAATAAACTCTCAGGCGGACAACAACAAAGGGTCTCCATAGCAAGGGCGCTGATGAATGGCGGCGAGATAATCTTGGCTGATGAACCAACAGGCGCGCTTGATAGCAAAAGTGGTCTAAGAGTGATGGAAATTTTAGTGGATCTTTACAAAAAAGGTCACACCATCATCATCGTCACGCACGACCCAAAGATCGCCGAATACGCGAGTCGTGTGATCGAGATAAAAGATGGCAACATCGTAAGTGATAATATAAAAAATAGTAAAATTTACGAGGCCAAAAAGCAAACTCAGCCAGAAAAAAGTAAATTTACCTATTATAAAGATCAGCTAATTGAAAGCTTTAAAATGTCGGTAAATGCGATGCTAGCTCATAAACTAAGATCGCTTCTTACTATGCTTGGTATTATTATTGGCATAACGGCGGTCATTAGCGTCGTAGCTCTTGGCAAAGGCTCACAGGAGCAAATTTTAGCTGGCATCAGAAAGATCGGTACAAATACGATCGACATAATGCCAGGAAAAGGCTTTGGCGATATGCTCTCGGGCAGGGTAAAAACACTCTCTATAAGTGATGCAAATATGCTCTCAAAGCAGTCATTTCTTGACTCAGTCACTCCAAACACAAGCACTTCAGGCGTACTAACATATGAAAATATCTCCTTAACAGCGACACTAAAAGGTGGTGGAGTAGGTAGCTTTGACGTAAATGGACTAAAGCTAGAAAAAGGAAGAATTTACGATGAGGACGAGGTTTTAAACTCAGATTCTGTCACACTAATAGACCAAAACACTAAAAATAGTATATTTAAAAACGAAGACCCTATCGGTAAGATCATACTTTTTAACAAAAAGCCACTTCGCATTATAGGCGTTTTACAAAAAGATGAATTTAAAGTCGGCGATGCTAGCTCGCTTAAAATTTATGCTCCATATACGACTGTGATAAACAAGATAACGGGCGATAAATTTATTAGCTCAATAACCGTAAAAGTAAATGAAAGCGTAAATGCTCAAATTGCAGAAAAGAGCCTAACTGATCTTTTAACGATAAAACACGGCAAAAAAGACTTCTTTACAAGAAATTCTGATAGTATCAAGCAGACTATCGAAGAGACGATCTCAACCATGCGCCTTCTAATATCAAGTATCGCCGTAGTTTCACTAGTAGTTGGTGGTATAGGCGTGATGAACATCATGCTAGTCTCAGTCACCGAACGCACCAAAGAGATAGGCATCAAAATGGCGATCGGAGCTAGGCAGAGCAACATCTTGCAGCAGTTTTTGATAGAGGCGGTGCTACTTTGCTTAATTGGCGGAACTATTGGTATAGCATTTTCTTACGCTATTGGCTACATATTTAATAACTTTTTAGATGGTTTTAGCATGATCTTTTCAAATGGCTCGATCGTGCTTGCACTTGTCACATCGATGGCTATTGGCATCATCTTTGGCTACATGCCAGCTAAAAATGCCTCAAAACTAAATCCAATAGATGCGCTTTCAAGGGAGTAA
- a CDS encoding efflux RND transporter periplasmic adaptor subunit: protein MKKTKILIILLILGVGGYFIYDNFFKIKDEKVEFITKKAKKGSFSKKVDATGEIFATELVDVGAQVSGQIKKLYVKLGDQVKKGDMIASIDSSTQQNSIDNKEAQLAIYKAQLESAKVALNIAKTQFDRENALFAKNATSKQEFESAKNTYSANSAKIKELEAQIKQTNIELSTAKINLGYTKITAPRDGIIVSVQVEEGQTVNANQTTPTIVKIADLSYVKMKMQIAEGDITKIKVGTPVEYSILSEPTKKFQTTVSSIDPGLTTLSDGSYGSSSSSKSTSSSTSSNSAVYYYAQSIVENKDKILRIGMTTQNELLIANVKDAIIVPSIGIKKDENGTFVYVLKDGKAVKTAVKTGIKDNLDTQIISGVNEGDEIITSQGSASEIAKMIEKENKKF, encoded by the coding sequence ATGAAAAAAACTAAAATCTTAATAATCCTGCTTATTTTAGGTGTCGGTGGATATTTTATCTATGATAATTTTTTCAAGATAAAAGATGAAAAGGTGGAATTTATCACCAAAAAGGCAAAGAAAGGTTCATTTAGCAAAAAAGTCGATGCGACTGGAGAAATTTTTGCTACCGAGCTAGTTGATGTGGGTGCTCAGGTGAGCGGCCAGATAAAAAAACTCTATGTTAAGCTTGGAGATCAGGTAAAAAAGGGCGATATGATCGCAAGTATCGATAGCTCAACCCAGCAAAATAGCATAGATAATAAAGAGGCTCAGCTTGCTATCTACAAAGCTCAACTTGAAAGCGCAAAAGTGGCTCTAAATATCGCTAAAACGCAGTTTGATAGAGAAAATGCACTTTTTGCTAAAAATGCCACTTCAAAACAAGAATTTGAAAGTGCAAAAAATACTTATAGTGCAAATAGTGCCAAGATAAAGGAGCTCGAGGCTCAGATAAAGCAGACAAATATCGAGCTAAGTACTGCTAAGATAAATTTAGGCTACACAAAGATCACCGCTCCAAGAGATGGCATAATAGTAAGCGTACAGGTCGAAGAGGGACAGACTGTAAATGCTAATCAAACTACGCCAACTATCGTAAAGATCGCAGATCTTAGCTATGTTAAGATGAAGATGCAAATAGCTGAGGGCGACATCACAAAGATAAAGGTTGGCACACCAGTTGAATACTCGATACTCTCTGAGCCAACGAAAAAATTTCAAACGACGGTTAGCTCAATCGACCCTGGCTTAACGACATTAAGCGATGGTAGCTATGGTTCTAGCAGTAGTAGCAAATCCACAAGCTCAAGCACTTCAAGCAACTCAGCTGTTTATTATTACGCGCAAAGTATAGTTGAAAATAAGGATAAAATTTTAAGAATAGGCATGACAACACAAAATGAGCTTTTAATAGCAAACGTAAAGGACGCTATCATCGTACCAAGTATTGGTATTAAAAAAGATGAAAACGGCACTTTTGTCTATGTTCTAAAAGATGGCAAAGCGGTAAAAACAGCGGTCAAAACTGGCATAAAAGACAACCTCGATACGCAGATCATTAGCGGTGTGAACGAGGGCGACGAGATCATCACATCACAAGGCTCAGCGAGCGAGATAGCCAAGATGATCGAAAAAGAAAATAAGAAGTTTTAA
- a CDS encoding ATP-dependent helicase: MPLSRLNKEQYTAATAPFGHNLIIASAGTGKTSTIVARIAHLLNLGVKPEKILLLTFTNKAASEMIERLNRYFDKQVTSKITAGTFHSVSFSLLKSLDKGVTLKQPSELKTLLKSLVERRKFYHLSDVKPYGGAYLYDLYSLFQNSEQGTTFGKWISDKSEEQGVYAEIYEDVLEEFEAEKAKFSYADFNDLLIKMRDELKKGANLAYDEILIDEYQDTNTLQGSLIDAFATKSLFCVGDFDQSIYAFNGANIEIIGSFKDRFPNANIYALNVNYRSSSSILALANKVINNNPRLYEKYLTVSREGNFKPPRLLVYNELFDQYQNIADIISLSPFNRENIAIIFRNNSSADGIEVALKERGIGSKRKGGVSFFESREIKALIDIMGIYVNPKDIMAFIHICEYAKGVGSAVSKEIFDALLKLGHGNLIKGIVEPDESVNISSNKRRNYQLGLFDDLDEFAEVSRFSKLGFSDKFLGHPVLKLQKLSESGAQFLYEIFNFLRGMRNVSKPATMINEIKTSKIYSLIVENLSTKRATLKNGNVDLALKEEVKERIMAKSVVLSELAKKYQDISKFYNFLALGSNEMSEGQGVSLLSVHASKGLEFDQVFIVDLAQNRFPNLKLMSMGGSLEEERRLFYVAVTRAKDELYLSYAKYDKIKKVTYQPSRFLIEAGMAKEEA; this comes from the coding sequence ATGCCCTTATCTAGGTTAAACAAAGAACAATATACCGCCGCAACTGCGCCATTTGGACACAATCTCATCATCGCTTCAGCTGGCACTGGCAAAACCAGTACGATTGTCGCACGCATCGCTCATTTGCTAAATTTGGGCGTAAAACCAGAGAAAATTTTGCTTCTAACTTTCACCAACAAAGCAGCCAGCGAGATGATAGAGCGTTTAAATAGGTATTTTGATAAACAAGTCACCTCCAAAATCACCGCAGGCACCTTCCACTCTGTCTCATTTTCGCTTTTAAAAAGTCTTGATAAAGGCGTCACGCTAAAGCAGCCAAGCGAGTTAAAGACACTTTTAAAAAGTCTTGTTGAGAGGCGTAAATTTTACCATTTAAGCGACGTCAAACCTTATGGCGGAGCGTATTTGTACGACCTTTACTCGCTATTTCAAAATAGCGAACAAGGCACTACTTTTGGCAAATGGATAAGCGATAAGAGTGAAGAACAGGGCGTTTATGCCGAAATTTATGAAGATGTTTTAGAGGAATTTGAGGCTGAAAAGGCTAAATTTTCCTACGCTGATTTTAACGACCTTCTCATAAAAATGCGCGACGAGCTAAAAAAAGGGGCAAATTTAGCTTATGATGAAATTTTGATCGACGAGTATCAAGACACCAATACACTTCAAGGCAGCCTCATAGACGCATTTGCGACAAAGAGCCTCTTTTGCGTGGGCGATTTTGACCAGAGTATCTACGCATTTAACGGCGCAAATATCGAGATAATAGGCTCATTTAAAGACCGCTTTCCAAACGCAAATATCTACGCTTTAAATGTAAATTACCGCTCAAGCTCAAGCATACTTGCCCTTGCAAATAAGGTGATAAACAACAACCCAAGGCTTTATGAAAAGTACCTCACAGTTAGCCGTGAGGGAAATTTCAAGCCTCCAAGGTTGCTTGTCTATAACGAGCTTTTTGATCAGTATCAAAACATCGCCGATATCATCTCGCTTTCGCCATTTAATAGAGAAAATATCGCCATAATTTTTAGAAATAACTCATCAGCTGATGGCATCGAAGTCGCACTAAAAGAGCGAGGTATTGGCTCAAAGCGAAAGGGCGGGGTGAGCTTCTTTGAGAGCCGTGAGATCAAGGCGCTCATCGACATCATGGGAATTTATGTCAATCCAAAAGATATAATGGCATTTATCCACATCTGCGAATACGCAAAGGGCGTTGGCAGCGCAGTTAGCAAAGAAATTTTTGACGCGCTGCTTAAGCTTGGGCATGGAAATTTGATAAAAGGGATAGTTGAGCCAGATGAGAGCGTAAATATCTCATCAAACAAAAGGCGAAACTACCAGCTTGGTCTTTTTGACGATCTTGATGAATTTGCCGAAGTTTCAAGGTTTTCTAAACTTGGCTTTAGTGATAAATTTCTAGGTCATCCTGTGCTAAAACTACAAAAGCTAAGCGAGAGTGGGGCGCAGTTTTTATATGAAATTTTCAACTTTTTAAGAGGCATGAGAAACGTCTCAAAGCCAGCCACGATGATAAATGAGATAAAAACTAGCAAAATTTACTCGTTAATCGTTGAAAATCTCAGCACAAAAAGAGCAACTCTAAAAAACGGCAATGTTGATCTAGCACTCAAAGAAGAGGTCAAAGAGCGCATAATGGCAAAGAGCGTGGTGCTAAGCGAGCTAGCTAAAAAGTATCAAGATATCAGTAAATTTTATAACTTCTTAGCCCTTGGAAGCAACGAGATGAGCGAAGGGCAGGGCGTTAGCTTACTTAGCGTGCATGCGAGCAAGGGGCTTGAGTTTGACCAAGTCTTTATCGTCGATCTCGCGCAAAACCGCTTTCCAAATTTAAAGCTAATGAGCATGGGTGGCAGCCTAGAAGAAGAAAGACGGCTCTTTTATGTGGCAGTAACTAGAGCAAAAGACGAGCTTTATCTTAGCTATGCAAAATACGACAAGATAAAGAAGGTGACCTATCAGCCAAGTAGGTTTTTGATAGAGGCTGGCATGGCAAAAGAGGAAGCTTAA